The genomic window ATACTATGGGCCTGTTTGattccaataagtcacctgacttataagttataagtcaggtgacttaaaaccagtgacttataagtcacgcctgtttggttgtcacctgacttaaAGTCACCTTTCCACACCTTTCCACACCAATCAACATCATGCAGGTGATGGGACCCAcgcaaaagggggtgacttataagttttagggcctgtttggttccaataagtcacaagtcaggtgacttaaaaccagtgacttataagtcacgcctgtttggttgccatctgacttataagtcacctgagcACATCTTCCCACCTTGTTTTTTATGTAAAGATGGTGGGACCCATgcaaaagggggtgacttataagttttaagttggggtggagcaacttatgacttataagttggggtgacttataagttgggtccgTTTGGTAAAATAAGTTACTTTTTACACCTTTCGACTtgtaagttggtgacttatttggaaccaaataGGGCCTTAAGTTGGGGTGGaacaacttatgacttataagttggggtgacttataagtcgggtctgtttggcaaaataagtcacctttttcacttttcgacttataagttggtgacttatttggaaccaaacaggccctataTGTACTACTTGAAGAGTATGAAATGTGGCAGGAAAGGGGATTCAGTATGCTCACTTCGTCAGGAAGGTTCGGATCTGCTCCAGCCTTCAACAAGCACTTGACGAATCCGATGTTGCGACGGCGGCTGCACGCTAACAACAGAGGGGTCGCTCCACTGAATCCACCGGCATGAACATTAGCCCCAGCCTAGTTAACATTTCCAGAACAGTCTCAGCTTAGAACAAGGGAATTCGATATGCACAGTTCATGTGGAAATTTTATACAGAACTCAAGCGATCCAAGCATTGCAAGTGCTACTTAGAAAAAATAACCGTTACGCCGTGACATCGCAATCAACACGAACTTGGAGATCAATTAGCACAAGAGAAAGTCATGTAGCACCTCAATGAGCAGCTTCATGCATTCCACGGAGCCACCAAGAAGCGATGAGACCAAGGGCGTGAAGACACGGCTGGCGAACTTGTTGGGCTGCAAAATTGCAAGCTGGTCAGCCTTGAACAAAATGCACGCACCATGCGAACGGCCGCACATACATCGGCGCCGTGGCGCAGCAGGACACGGATGACTTCCGGGCACCCCCGCATGGCGGCGACGTGGAGCGCTGTGCCCCGGGGGTTCGCCGCGCCCACGTCGGCGCCCTTGCACAGGAGCAGCATCGCCAGGTCGCGATCCCCTGCATCACGGACGACGCGCCAACATGTCAATCGCGCACGCGCACTGGTGCCCGCTCGGGATGGCATGGCCATGGCCGCGGCGGAGTGCCCGCGGCGCTGCCTCTCAACGCGACGCGAGCAACAGGAGCACGGAGCAGAGTGAGGTGGCGTCGGTCGGCGAGGTGCGTGCGTACGTACCGTTGTAAGCGGCCCAGTGGAGCGGGGTCTCGCCGTCGACGTCCGGGGCGCGCGGGCTGGCGCCGCGCTCCAGGAGCCAGGCCGCCGTGGCGGTGTGGCCGAAGGTGGCCGCCAGGAGCAGCGGCGTCTCGCGCTCATCGGAGAGGGCGTCGACGGGGATGCCGAGGTCCTGGACCAGGTAGCGGCAGACGTCGGTCCTGCCGTTGGTCGCGGCCAGGTGCAGCGCCCTGCCGCACGTCGACCAGACGCCGGCGGTGGCGTCCGCGCCCGTGGCGCTAGGCGCCGGCGGCAGCAACTCCAGCGCCATCCCTCGACGTCGCAATATCAGATCGATTGTTAGTCCATTACAATAATACGGAGTACAAGCTTCCCTGAAGGCGTTTTGGGGCGTACTGGCAAGGAGGTCGAGGTTGCCGTCGATGGCGGCATCGAGGAGCAGGCGCCGCCGGACCTCTTCTGTCCGCGCGTCAACGGCCACATCGACGCCTGTATCTCTCACACCAAGCATACCAAATAAGAAGCAAAGAAACGGATGGTAAATGAATCCAACGCACGCAGCGACAGACAAACCGGACGAcgacggcggaggcggcgccgACGAGGACGGTGAGCACGCCGCCGTGGGCATGTCCATGGTCGAATGTGACGTGTTCGTCCTGACTTCTTGCTTGGACGGAGAGCGAGAGGAGACGAGAAATGCGGTGTCTCGGGAGCTGCGCTGGGCGGTGGTGTGCTACAGGCAGCACAAGCGACGAGAGCTGAGCTTTGATGTGACGCCACGCGGGAGCAGGGGAGGAAAATGGCAGGCAAGGACTCTCTCCCCCAGGTCCAAAAGCGCACGCATTTCGTTGTTGGTGTCTCTCTCGTACTTGGCAAACGTGTGGAGGATAAACATGGTGTACGAGCAAGCCCGTCACTGCACCATACGGCCAACACACGGGAAAGGAATCGGGTGGAGACGGGCTGCAAACATCCTCTGTGCGTACCCGCTCTAATCTGTCGCCACCTATTCTGTTTTACCCCTTTATGTTAACAAAATTCGAAATTGACCTCGTCTACAACAGAATTTTGAATCTGGTCTTTTTTGATCACGCCAACATTCCTGACGTTTCGGTTACATAGGCGTCTGGACCCTGTGACCTGCACGAgcttagggggtgtttgtttccagaaaTTTTTTGGTGTAGGAACTAGAAAAAATCTctagcaaaccaaacagggtgggacttttttgggactttttgctaaaagtccttagaagcacctccttgagagtttttttcaaaaaatctcagggactagaaaaagtcctaggactagagaaacaAACACCACCTTAGTTGGTGTTGACACGACAAAGCGGAAACGCCAGGCTTCTTGACGTTTGATTTGGTCGTGGCCGCTCAAATTTGCTAACTGCTGACCGGCTACAATCGCTGCATGCATACTCGGCTGCTCGCTAGCATCTTTGCGTGCGTGCACACATGCATGCGCCCCACAATGGCTTGTTATTGTTTGCCGTAGCACACCCATTACCAGGGTCATCTAATTTAATTGTCATCCATGGTCTTTCGCTACGTAAACGCAGATATGACCTCATAATCAAATGATAGAGCCTCAATGACACTATTCAGAGATGACCCAAACAATTCCCACAAATTGGAACGTGTCTTCATATAGTACAGTACTAACCAACGATGATTGATGTAAATTTCGGCAAGAGAGATTCGAACAATATATAtcatctttccctactaataaaccAGCGATCTCTTCTGGTCGTACGTCGCTGACGTTTTTTCAAAAAAGCCCCTATGCTTTTGCGTATTAAACCCGcggtactattttaagtgaatctgATAAAATCGTTTTCACAAAAAACACCCTGCATCTGCCggtgcccgccgccgccgaccgcaccCAACACCTCCATGCGCGGGCTCGCGCTCGTGcctccccgccgccccgcgccgccgacgGAAGAGCGTGCCGCCATGCCCTCTCTCCTTATTCCCTCCCCTTTCTCCGGTTCTATTTCTCACCTCCCTCTTTCTCTTTTACAGGAGGCGGAAGCCATGGCCGCCGGACCGCCGCCCCGCGTCGGCCGGCCATCGGAGCGCCGCTGCCGGACCAACGCGCGGCCCTTCCCtcctctccttctccccctccctcCGGTTCTATCTctcacctccctctctctctcctttgcAGGAAGCCACGGCCGCCGGACCTCCATGCCTCCGCGAGCTCGCGGCCGGCCTATGACCTCTACGCTGCCTCCAGTCCTCTCCGGACACCTCCTTGTATTCTTCTCATTCTCCGACGCTGCCAAGTTCGCCCGAGGAAGAAGCGCCGAGTTTGCCGGAGGAACAAGAACATCCGTCCAATGTCGCCTGAGCTACACCAGAGGTATGTATCCCCTTGATATTCACTGGATGGAATCCCCTGTTTACATCCAAAGGTACTAAGTTTGTGCAATTCAGAATATTGATGGTCAAGATATCCCCAAATAACAGTTATGCCTATTAGTCTTAGAGGATTTTCTGTCCAAGCAGATTTATGTTTTGCAAGAATTAGTCTACTTATTACAGGTAGAACCAGTTTTTCGTCACAACATGAATTTCCTGATGATATCCGTAGTGTGCTCATTTGCTTGATTTGGTCAAGTAGAGCAAGCTTTACAGATTTCAGAATTCAGTTAATGGAATAAGTTAGAATTATGGTTCTGGGCATCATATATTTTGTATTATGTTGTTGCAAAGTAGTATAGTTTAGTTATATGGTTTTACCACTAGCTCTACAAAGATATCATCCATGGTCCCTGCTTGTATTGCATTGCATACATAACACTATTTGTTTGCTAGCTTGACTGAACTTTAGCCGCTGCTCCTACGATGGCCAAAGTATAGGTTGCAGCTCGATCTGGGACTTGCAGTAGGAAAGCAAGCCACGATTTCTTCTTAGGGAAGTGAGTTGTATCCTTGCCGAAATGTACATCTCGATTCCAGTTTTATTGGACTATTCAAGTGTCAACTCTTCGCATGGATATATTCATATTTGATCTGTTGGGTTTGTAAAAACTTTATTAACAAATAGCTGTGGTTGCTGTGCAAATGGAAATTGTTAGGCTCTTTTACGCTGTAGGAATTTCTGACATGAGCTTGGCCTCATGGAAAAATCATTCGTACTGCAGACATCTCTACCCTTGAAAGCTAATCACTGGAAAGAATCATTTCTTCAGTTATCAATTAGCTTTGCAGTGGCATACACATGAATAGATATCTCAGCGTGTACTACAAATAACTTATGTTGGATATGTGTGCTTTTCAATATTTATTTGAAGTGTAACAAGCCTCTCCCAGTTGGATCTATTCTGAACATATGAGTTTATCTCCTGAACCCATGTTTACTTCCTGAACATAGAGTAGCAAAACTGAAAGTATATATATAGCTTATGTGTACTATACTTTCAGTAATATGGATGCCAATATCATTACTTTTTTCCGTTAGGGGGTGGTGGGGATTCACTTTGTTATAAATCTGATTGATAGTTACTGCTCTGGTCTTTATTTTTTTGCATAAGTCTACTTAGAGTAGCAGTGATCATACGTGTTTGCTTATCTGTTACGAAGCTTCGTATTACATCAGAGTTAAGGTAAACTCAAGTATAGCGTTTCTGGAATAACATAATTGTGTTAGCATGGAAGGATGAGTACTCTGAAGAAAATAGGATGAGGCTATAACTAAGAAACATCAGGCCGAGATTAACATTATATTGCTGTAAAGGACAAAGGGTTTGCTGCTATACCATCGTATTTTCTGCCATGGGTGGCTTCAGAGATGTTGTGTTCTGTGTCATGGGTTACTTTTTCTTTCCCATAAAGTATTTTTTAGTTGCATGTATATATCACATTGCCAATATTTGCATGTGTGAGTTGAATGATGCACTTGGTAGGATCAAAAGGTTCAAAACTTCTACATGTGTTGCTGCAACATAGCATTAATTTCTCCTAGAGAAACCGTAAAATCGAACAATTCCTAGCATTACATCATGGGCAGACTAATAGTTTTCCACGTTTTGTCAACGTGACAAGAACTGGATGCTATATGATAAAGAGTCATGTTCTTAAAGAGGGTATTTTATCTCTTAGGGGTTGCTTTGCTTACCTGTAGGATTTTCATCTTTTTGTCTTTTTAGTTAGTTTGTTTACCCTCTTTCTGTACAACTCTTTTTAGTTAGTGAAATAATCTAAGGCAATTTGGCATAGAGGTGTATTTATACAAAACTGAAACTATATATTCACTTTGGCTTGATATTGTAACAAATGCCTGTGCATTAATCTGTACAAATACTGCCAATTCTGACTTAACCTGTTTTCATCTCCAAATTTAAGAGGGGACAGTCTCACGTGATTCAGTAGATTTATTTGTACCTAGCTGATTGTGTTGTGCAATAACACCAGTGAAAGGAAGGAGGCGGCACGCCGCGCTTGTGAAACAGCCCATCTAAATGCTTGTTGTTAGTTTCGCAAGAGAAAAACAATAACTGCATATCAGCTCTCATTTTTACTTGCATATAGTGCTACTTGATTTGCTTGTAGAAATTTTTACCTGACAGCAAAGTGTTTTGCTGTATTCACATTGCCAATACTAAAAAATTGAAGACAGTGTAAGCAAAGATGGGGAAATTCTCTAGCTGAGACTGCATCTCTACTGCCAATATTTTTTAGCAAGCAAATTCTCAACGGAAAGTCCACTACTTTGTAAATCTTCTTGGCATCCTGAAGATCTAAATTTCGAATTCAGTAGAGAGCGCCTTGCTTTCAGTTTATTCTTGAACTTGTTTGTTTTATGTTGTGGCACCATTTACTCCATGGTAGTTCCCTGTCGGAATAACTTAATTTTTCATTAGACACAGTCCTAAGCTTTTTACATGAAACAAAACATAATAAAATATAAGGTATGTGTTTGATCTAACCTGGCAGTCCACCATGACGAAAACCAGTTCAGGTAGTGTTCCTGCTTTTTGTCTTATGAATTCTCATACCCTAGGAATTCGTCCAAGGACCGTCGGAAGATCAGAATTGTGGCTAATGTCCCTTAAGAGGTGTGTCGTGCATGTCTATAGTTTTTTGGCATGCACAAAATATTTGGCAAATTGCAAAACAAAAATTACTATTTTTCCTGAATGTACATTTTTTTATAAAGTTCAATTGTTGGCAATTAGAAGCAATATAGCCAGACCTTTTTCACTATTGTTACTGAATTTCTTTGTAACTTGATTAAATAATTCAGGAGCGTACGCATTGTGCAAGCTGTAAGATGTACCTATTCAAAACAAAACCGAACTGTCCTCTTGCGTATAAACCTTCAACTCTCAATAAGATCGTAGTGCACTATAGGAACTGTCATTTTTCTGGGATGAAAGTTCTGTTGTAAGAACTGACCAATACATCAGGGCAAAACTTCTGTGAACCTTGCAAAAAATCTGCTCCTGCCCGTTTGATTGCAACATCTGCCCCCGCCGCCCTAGAAAGAGAGAGTTTGTTGTGTGTGTACTTGTGATGATGGGGAGGTGGGCACGAACGCGTGGACTGCAGCCCGGAATACCTTTGGCGTGCACCGGGACGCGGACGCAATGAAACCCACGCTGCACGACCTCGGTGGAGATTGAAGGTTTTGGGACAAGGGGACATTGGCGGCGGCAAAAGACCACATGTGGTCGTCCATGATCTTGGGCTGGAGGCGGCAGAGAGGCCCGACACGATGTGCATCTCCCAAAGCATGCCCACCCGCCGCCGCATCCAAGAGCATGTAGCCACATCACGCCTACTTTGACGTCCTCTGATGTTGCGGCTCGACGGCTATTCATTCACGGCCTCGGCCATGGTGGCGCGATAATCCATTGGGCCACTTCGATCAAGGGTGGAGACTGGAGAGATCATCGGTGGTCGATAACGGCGAGGGCTGGTGGCAATGGATGGTGCTTGTTCGGTGCCGAGGGATGAAGACGGCAAAAGGATGAATTCCCTTTTTCTCTGCCCCTCTCTCGTTGCGTTGGGGAGAGAAGATGGGGGTGGAGGTAACGTTGGGAGGGACAGGACCTTGGCGGTTGGCCGGGAAGGGGGGGAGGGAGGTGAGGTAAGGCCGCCGGAGAGAAAAGAGACTCCAGTGGAGCtcctctttctctccatctctctctctctctctctcaagattATTAGGGAAGGAGCGATGGACTGGGGTGGGTAGTGCTCTAGATTATTCGGTGGCCCTCAGCGGCAGATCCTTGAAAGCAAGTTAAAAGAAGTCTTTTTTTTTGGCATACAACGTGTCAGCCTAGGAGTGAGCACCCACCAGCGCCTCAAATGCATGGCATGGGCTATAGCTTACCACTTTAATTCTTTCATATATTAGAAGTAGACAAATGCAAATGTCCATAGTAATAAACTTGTGGTCACAAGATTGCTAGCTTAAAGTTTGCTAGATTATGTAAATGGGTAATTTTGTTGCCTGCTTTTTAGGTTTCCATAGTATGACTCATTCTACATAATGGCAGGCAAGAAAAAAAATAGCTTGACTATTCCATGCACAACTATTCTTTCATCGAATGAGACCGCGGATCTGAATTAGGTCCTGACAAATGCCATTAGGATATAAGAAGTGTTGTGTAATGCCACACAGAGCATGTTCAAAAAATATtgttcgttgcaacgcacgggcatttgtactagtactAATAAACCAGCcagtgcttctggtcgtacgtcgtcgtCGATTTTGCAGAAAACTCCTTGTGGTTTTCGGTATTAAACCCGCGGTCCTTTTTAAAGTGAGAAAACGTTtcgagcccagatccggcccgcacAGGCCcgagtgccgccgccgcccccgaccctCCTCCTCCCGTGCGCTTCCTCCCCGGCCTCCCTCGCGCGTCGCCCGCTCCCCAGCCTCTCTCGCGCCGCCCCAACCTCCACCAGCCG from Triticum aestivum cultivar Chinese Spring chromosome 3B, IWGSC CS RefSeq v2.1, whole genome shotgun sequence includes these protein-coding regions:
- the LOC123064893 gene encoding ankyrin-3 isoform X1 — encoded protein: MDMPTAACSPSSSAPPPPSSSGVDVAVDARTEEVRRRLLLDAAIDGNLDLLARMALELLPPAPSATGADATAGVWSTCGRALHLAATNGRTDVCRYLVQDLGIPVDALSDERETPLLLAATFGHTATAAWLLERGASPRAPDVDGETPLHWAAYNGDRDLAMLLLCKGADVGAANPRGTALHVAAMRGCPEVIRVLLRHGADPNKFASRVFTPLVSSLLGGSVECMKLLIEAGANVHAGGFSGATPLLLACSRRRNIGFVKCLLKAGADPNLPDELGRLPIEIAAVQGGKRLVQLLFPVTRCPPNMVGWSVAGIMSYVNSAAYKERVRKDSCKRKAELKLEGNKAYETKDYDTAILMYNMALKFDDPKDIDASIYANKSLCWLRLGVGDEALSDAQACIRLWPDWGKGYYRQGEAFRFLQDYASAYTAFVKASELDPQNPKIANALRDLLERTKGASVSRCLEGGVQGRSQVLSGPCDQAVQGQGSFVQAVGRGQPLSSGQ
- the LOC123064893 gene encoding ankyrin-3 isoform X2, which encodes MDMPTAACSPSSSAPPPPSSSGVDVAVDARTEEVRRRLLLDAAIDGNLDLLARMALELLPPAPSATGADATAGVWSTCGRALHLAATNGRTDVCRYLVQDLGIPVDALSDERETPLLLAATFGHTATAAWLLERGASPRAPDVDGETPLHWAAYNGDRDLAMLLLCKGADVGAANPRGTALHVAAMRGCPEVIRVLLRHGADPNKFASRVFTPLVSSLLGGSVECMKLLIEAGANVHAGGFSGATPLLLACSRRRNIGFVKCLLKAGADPNLPDELGRLPIEIAAVQGGKRLVQLLFPVTRCPPNMVGWSVAGIMSYVNSAAYKERVRKDSCKRKAELKLEGNKAYETKDYDTAILMYNMALKFDDPKDIDASIYANKSLCWLRLGVGDEALSDAQACIRLWPDWGKGYYRQGEAFRFLQLINMASNLRLC